The sequence below is a genomic window from Oscillospiraceae bacterium.
CCCGGCGGCCGAAGGTACCGCGCAGCACGTCTGCGGTATGGCGCAGCAGGTAGTCCCCGTAGTCGTGGCCGTAGGAGTCGTTCGCCAGCTTGAGGCCGTTGATGTCCACGAACACCACGCCCAGGGAGGACAGGCGCCCATCACCCAACTCCTGCAGGTCGGCGATATAGGCGTGGCGGTTGCGCGCGCCGGTCAGGCTGTCGGTGTAGCTGAGCTTGGTCAGCTTTTCGGTCAGGTGGCGTTTGCCGATGTCGGAGGCGATAAAAATGGCCACGGAGCGCAGCAGCTCGCCCCCCCTTTTATACCGCTCTGGGTTATCCACGCCGCAAAAGCCGATGATCTGCCCGTCTGCCAGCAGGGGGGCGGCGATCAGGCTGCGGATATTCTGCTGGCTCAGGATCTGGTACTCCGGCCCCGTCTTGTCCGGCAGGCTCTGCACGTCCTCGATGCACACCTCGCCCCGGCTGCGGAACTCCACCAGCCAGCGCTCGATGTAGGCCAGGGGCATCACCTCGTACCGCCCCAGCTCAGGCCTGACCCCCGGCTTGCACCACTCATAGGCGTAATGGATCGTCTCGGCCTCCCAGTCAATTTCAAAGATATAGGTCCGCTCGGCCTCGTAGTAGGAGCCCACAGACTCCAGCAGGCGTTCGATGGCCTCGTTCAAATTGGGGGTCAGGGCCAGGATCTGCGTGCAGGCGATCAGCGCCTCGTCGGTCTGGAGCCGCTCGCGCAGGTTGTGGGTGGCCTCCCGCGCCTCCGTCACGTCGGTGGCGATCTCCAGGTGGACGGTCTCGCCGTAGTAGTCGGCCAGCTTGTCCCGGACAAAGTAGTGGCGCTTGAGCTTGGCGTTGTAGTACTCCCACTGGCGGAAGCTGTCCCTCTCCAGCCCGGCCACCGGGCAGAAGGGGCAGGGCCCCTCCAGCCCCTGGAGCACCTCGTAGCAGGGCTTCCCGTACCACTCCTCCCGCGGGGGGTTGCCCAGCCGGTTCAGCCCCGCGGCGTTCAGGTAGAGCAGCCCGTAGCCGCCCGGATCCGTAATCAAAACCAAATCCTGTGTCTCGTCCAGTGCAAATTGGGCCAGCCCCTCCAGGTTCATGCTACCCATTCAGTATCCTCCCCGCTCAACCGGCGCGTTTCTGCTTAATCCGCACACTTTCGTTCATCTATTTTATATATCGTCCGCTCCAGCGCAAACTTAACAAGGCCCCGTGAAATTCGACAGCTGTCGGGCTGGAAGGGACAGCGGGCCGGACGATACGTCCGGCCCGCTGTCTATGGGTAAGGAAAGGGAGGTTGTAAGGGTTACTGGAGGAGCTGGAGCACGCCCTGGGGGATCTGGTTGGCCTGGGCCAGCATGGCCTGGGCGGACTGCACCAGAATGTTGTTCTTGGTGTAGGCCATCATCTCCTCGGCCACGTCCACGTCGCGGATGTTGGCCTCGGCGTCCTGGATGTTCTCCTGCATGACGGACAGGTTGCTGATGGTGTGGTCCAGGCGGTTCTGGAGTGCGCCCAGGCCGCCGCGGGTGCTGGACACGCTGTTGATGGCGCTTTTAATGGCATCGATGGCGGATTTGGCGCTGTCCTGATCAGCAATGGAGATGTTGGACAGACCCAGCGCCTGGGCGTGCATGTCAGCGATGGAGACAGTCAACTGGTTAAAGCTCTCGGCTGTGTCACCAATTTGGAGTGTCAATCCGTTGCCGCCTAAACCGGCACCACCAGCCAATGCCACACCAGTCGCTTCCTGAGCCAAGGTACCGACTTTGGTTGCTTTTAAATCAATCCCGGCTTTGGAGAGTAGCTTATTGATGTCATCTACCGTCTCGTTACCCTTCAATTGCAGAACGATGTCACCGCCATCGTTGATGGCGGCACTCTGGCCCATAGAGTTGTCAATATTGGCAATTTTGATTTTGTTCGTAATATTCCCGGCCTTGGTAGAGACAAAGTCGATACCGCCGGCAGTTGCCTTTGCATATGCGGGTTCGGCGGCGGATAATGTTTTGCCTGTAGTATCGGCAGTAGCATTTGTCGTAAATTCTTTATCCAGAGTCAGTTTTGCACCCTTCGCATCCCCGCTGAGCTGCTCGGCAAGTCTGTTCAAAGCGGCCTGATCATAAGCGGTTCCCTTTTTCAATGTAATTGTGTTACCGCTGACCCCCTCGGTATCTCCACTTTTAATAACAACCGATTTCCCGGCGGCGAGACCGGTCAAGGTTATATTGCTGGTGGTCCCAGTTGCGCCTAATGTCGTACCGACAGCGGCCTCCGCACCGACTTGGCCGCCTCCCATAGAGCCGTCGAGGAGCTTGATGCCGTTGAAGTTGGAGCTGTCGGCGATGCGGTCGATCTCGGTGCGCAGGGCGTCGAACTCCTTCTGGAGGTTGGCGCGGTCGGTCTCGTCGTCATAGGTGCCGTTGGCGGACTGGTCGGCCAGGTCCACCATGCGGTTAAGCATGTCGTGCACCTCGGTCAGCGCGCCCTCGGCGGTCTGCACCAGGGAGATGCCGTCCTTGGCGTTCTTCTGCGCGGCCTTCAGGCCGGTGATCTGCGCGCGCATCTTCTCGCTGATGGCCAGGCCCGCGGCGTCGTCGCCGGCGCGGTTGATCTTGTAGCCAGAGGAGAGCTTCTCCAGGTTCTTGGCCAGGGCGCTGGTGTTGCTGGTGTAGTTGCGGTAGGCGTTCATCGCCATGATGTTGTGTTGGATACGCATAGTTTTTTACCTCCATGTAAGTTGTGGCGGCGGGCATCCTTTCCCGCCGGTTCGGATCTATTTCAGCCGCGCCCCCCAGGGGCCCCATGCGGGGCGCGAAAGAAACCATATAAATTGTCGAAAAATGCCGTTACAATAGATCTGCCCCACGGGGGGTAATCAGAACGGAGGTGCGCGACGTTGGACAAAACGTACGGCTACGCCCGGGTGAGCACCCGGGATCAAAACGAGGACCGGCAGCTGCTGGCGCTGGGACGGGCGGGGATTCCCCCCGGGCGGATCTACCTGGACCGGCAGTCCGGCAAGGATTTCCACCGCCCCCAGTACCAGCGCCTGCTGCGGCGCCTGGGCAGGGGCGATCTCCTGTGCGTGCAGTCAATCGACCGGCTGGGGCGCAACTACGACGAGATTCTGGAGCAGTGGAAGCACATCACCCGCGAAAAGCAGGCCGACATCGCCGTGCTGGATATGCCGCTGCTGGACACCCGGCGGGGCCGGGATCTGCTGGGCACCTTCCTCAGCGACATCGTGCTCCAGGTACTCTCCTTCGTGGCCCAGCATGAGCGGGAGTCCATCCGCCAGCGCCAGGCGGAGGGGATCGCGGCGGCGCGCCTGCGCGGGGCGCGGCTGGGCCGCCCGCCCCTGACCCTGCCCGAGAACTTCCCGGAGGTCCGCGCGCTGTGGCTTGCGCGCGCCATCACCCTCGACCAGGCCGCCGAGACCTGCCATATGGCCCGCTCCACCTTTCACCGCTACGCCGTGGGGCGTTCCCTTTGAGTACACCTTTTAAAACAGAGGTAAAAATTAAAAAATTTTCATTTTACGACTTATGATTTCAAAAAAGAGGCCGATATGATAGTTGTACGGGTCAAACGCACAAATTCCAAAAGGTGTACCTTTTGGGAACGCCCCGGCCCGCGCCATGTGCCGCATGGGGCCCCTGCGGCGCGCGGCGCGGGGTGTATCCGAAACGGCGGGAAAGGATGCCCGCCGCCACAATTTACATGGAGGTAAACATTATGCGTATCCAACACAACATCATGGCGATGAACGCCTACCGCAACTACACCAACAACACCAGCGCCCTGGCCAAGAACCTGGAAAAGCTCTCCTCCGGATACAAGATCAACCGCGCCGGCGACGACGCCGCCGGTCTGGCTATTTCCGAGAAGATGCGCGCGCAGATCACCGGCCTGAAAACCGCCCAGAAGAACGCCAAGGACGGCATCTCCCTGGTGCAGACCGCCGAGGGCGCGCTGACCGAGGTGCACGACATGCTCAACCGCATGGTGGACCTGGCCGACCAGTCCGCCAACGGCACCTACGACAACGAGACCGACCGCGCCAACCTCCAGAAGGAGATCACCCAGCTCAAGAGCGAGATCGACCGCATTGCCGACGCCTCCAACTTCAACGGCATCAAGCTGCTCGACGGCTCCCTGGGCGGCGGCACCGCCGGCGGCGCCGCAGGTGTGCCCACCGTAGAGGGCCTCGACTTCACCGACCACGCTGCCGTCAAGGGCCAGCAGACTGTGACCTTTACCGCTGCGGGCGCCACGGGCGCCGCCCTCACTGACGGCGATGTCCTCAAGGCCACCATCAACTACACCGACGCCAGCGGCGAGGCCAAGTCCGCCACGTTGGAGCTGACCTTTGACAAGACGAACAAGCAGTTGATCACGAAGGGCGGTACCAAAATAGATTTGGCCGCCAATACGCATGCTACTGCCGATGAGGTCTCGGAGGCGATCGCCGCCGCCGCCAAGGAAGACGCCGGGCTCAACGCGGCGTTTAAGGTAGGCGGTGCGGCGGCGGCCAGCACCTGGGATTCCAAGGTTGCGGGCGCCAATACCAAGGTCAACAGCGTGGTTGTTGATTTTACAGCCGCCGGCTCGGGACAGACCCCTGACTTGATCAACCCCACTTCTGTTACCGCGGCTGCGGACGCTTACCAGAGCGCAACGCCCGCCCTTGACCAGGTGTTTACCATCGGCGGGCAGAAGTTTATGTTTGTCAACTCGGATCCAGGGGTGGCCGCCGCTGACGCCGACGTCAATGTCGTGAAGACCGCGGGTAATGCCATCGCGGCCGACGATGTTACGACCATGGCCAACCTCATCAAGCAGAAGACCGGCTATAAGCCCACCCCTAATAACACCGACTTCGACTTCAAGGCCGACACCACCGGCGGCAAGGCGGGCAAGGGCCTGACCCTCCAGATCGGCGAGGACTCCAACTCTTACAATCAGCTCACCGTCTCCGTGGGCGACATGCACACCGCCGCGCTGGGCATCTCGGGCATCAACATCGGGACCCAGGCGGGCGCGCAGGCGGCCGTGGACGTCATTAAAAAGGCCATCAACAGCGTTTCCAGCACCCGCGGCGATTTGGGTGCCACCCAGAACCGCCTGGAGCACACCATCAACAACCTGTCCGTCATGCAGGAGAACATCCAGGACGCCGAGGCCAACATCCGCGACGTGGACGTGGCCGAGGAGATGATGAGCTACACCAAGAACAATATCCTGGTGCAGTCCGCCCAGGCCATGCTGGCCCAGGCCAACCAGATCCCCCAGGGCGTGCTCCAGCTCCTCCAGTAACCTTACGATCCTCTCTTTCCCTTACCCTGAGGCGGCGGGCCGGACGCATCGTCCGGCCCGCCGCCGTGTTTTTATCAGAAATGAGGCGAGCGTATATGAGCGGTACCAAAAAAAGTTTTACCGTAACAAAGCGGTTGGCGCCGGATTACTATCCGGAGTTTCACTGCCTGATGGGGGATTGCCGATTCAGCTGCTGCCAGGGCGGCTGGAATATTGACTTTTCCCGGCGGGATTACCTGAACATGAAGCAGGCGGCAAGGGGCACTTGTATTGAAGCCCTGGTTGGGGAGAGTACGCGCCGCCTGCGGGAGAGCGAAGAAAAATATGCCCAATTCCGTCTCAATGATACGGGAGTCTGCCTTTTGCAGGACGGCGACGGCCTGTGCCGCCTCCAGCTGGCCTGCGGAGAGCGGGCGCTTCCGGCGGTTTGCAGGGAGTTCCCCCGAACCGCGATCTATACGCCCGCGGGCTATGAGGCGTGCGCCTGTTCCACAGGCTGCGAGGCCGTACTCTATCAGCTCTACCAGAGGCGGGAAGGCTTGGGGTTTGTGGAGGAGCCGCTTAAGCAGAACCTCATAGCCGAGTTTTGCATCAGCGACGCTCTGGAGGGTATTTTTGAGCCCCTCCAGGAGCTGTGCATCGATATACTCCAGGACCGCCGCGCCCCCCTGCCCCGCCGGTTCCTCCTGCTGGGGCTCGTCCTGAAAGAGCTGGACCGGCGGGTACGCGCGGAGGGCACGCAGGGTCTGGAGGAGTGGCTTGCCCGTCAGCGGGCATTGGTGGAGGATCCCTCCAGTGCGGAGGCGCTGTCTGCGCTCCCCGGTAACAAGACCATGTTCCTTTTGAATAACTTGAACCGGCTCATTGACCTTAACCCTTTCAGCCATGCGTTCCGGGCACAAAAAAATATAATTTTGGAGCGCTTCCAGATGCGCCGGGAGGACGACAGCGATCGTACAAAGGCCAAAGTCGATTTAAAATGGTACTTGGAGGCCGAACAGGCGCTCCGAAGCCGTTTTGGAGACTTGGATTTCTTCTTTGAAAACATCATGGTGAACAATGCCTTTTCCGTCAATTTCCCTTTGACGGAAAACTGTGAGGCCATTTGGGAAAACTATGTGACCTTTTGTTCCACCTACAGCTTTTTCCGCTTTTTCGTCGTCAGTACCGCGCCTGAAAACGAACAGGAGTTGATTCAGACGCTGGTGTTGGCCTCCCGCGCCCTGCTGCATAACCACGGCATGACGCAACTGGTTACCTTGAAGCTCTTCCAGAACGACAGCGCCACCCTGGCCCATATGGCGATCCTGGTCCAGGGTTAATAGCGCAATTTCCCTTAAGTTTCCGCAAATTCCGCCGATAGATCAAGTAGCCAACCCGAAAGGAGCTGAGCGCATGGATATGATGAGCGGCATCGCGGCCATGAGCATGGACATGAGCGCCGCGAAGATCCAGCAGAGCGTCTCCACCGCCGTCACCAAGAAGGTCATGGACACCGAGGAGCTCGCCGCGCAGGAGCTGTTGAGGATGCTGCCCGCCAAGGGCGACTACATCGACACCTACGCCTGACCTACACGCGAAAAGCGCCCTCTCCCGCACGGGAGAGGGCGCTTTTTCCATCTTTTATCTCCGGTAGGTGCACGGCTCAAAGGCCCCCACCGCGCCGCAGGTGCCGCAGGCGGCGGGCTGCTCGCCGTACACCGCGCCGCAGAACTGGCAGCGGTAACCCTGCCTCAGCTCAAAGGCCGGCTCCTCCTCCCCGGGCGCGGGCTGCGTCCTGCCCAGGCCGGAGAGCAGCTTCATAAACTGGTGCTCGTGGTCCTTTTCAATGGCGGCCACCCGCTCGAACAGGGAGGCCAGCTCCTCCATGCCCTCCTCCCGGGCCTGCCGGGCAAACTCCGGGTACATGCCGTGCCACTCCGCAAACTCCCCTGCGGCCGCCTCCCTGAGGTTCTTTGCGGTGTCCCCGCACGGGCCGTACAGCTGCTGGAACCAAAAGCGGGCGTGCATCATCTCGTTCTTGGCCATGCGCTCCAGGGCGTCCGCCACCTCGTCCAGGCCCTCCTTCCGGGCGGCCATGGCGTAAAAGGTGTACTTGTTGCGCGCCAGGGACTCCCCTGCCAGCGCCTGCTGCAAATTCTCCCTCGACTTTTTTCCTTCCAAATCCATAACGGATACAGTCCTTTCTGTTTTCTTACTGCGGCAGCGCCAGCGCCGCCACGCCGCTCCCGCCCGGCTCCAGCCGGTAGAGGTGCCGCCTGTCCCCGGTGAGCATGTAGGTGCCCACGATGCGGTTCTCCTGCGCCCCGTCCCGCAGGTACACGTTCAGCCGCAGGCAGGGCACCCCGTCCACCAGCACCTGCCCCTCCACCGGATAGACCAGGTAGGTCCCCATGCTCTCCCCCTCCAGTCCGAGCTGCGTGGGCGACAGCTCCTTTAAAAACGCCACGGCGTCGTTGTTGGTCATGGGCTGCGCCGGGCGCGTCACGCTGCCCGCTGGGCGCTCCAGCTCCACCGTGCACCCGGTGGCCGTCCAGGCCAGGCTCAGGCGGAGTATCCGTCCGGCCTCCGCGGCCGGGCGGGCCAGGACCACCGCCCCCTCCTCCGCCGTGTAGTCGGGCGCCTCCGCCGCTCCGCCCGTGCCGTCCACAGGCTCAAACCCGTATGCCTCCCCGGTCAGAAGGGAGGCGTAATCCCCCACGGCCAGGCCGCCGGAGGGCAGCCCGGCGTAAGTATACTGGTACGCCTCCGACTCCGCGCCCTCCACGGGCGCCTCTGCGGCGGTCAGCTCGTACCCCGCCTCCCCCAGGCTCTCGTCCAGGGATGGGATGTGCTCGCCCCCGATCTCGTAGGCCGCGGACGGCTCCGGCGCCCCGGCCTCATTCCCGCAGGCGGCCAGGGGCAGGCACAGGGCCGCGCACAGGGCGCATACCGCGATATAGTCCCTTTTCCAATGCTTCCACTTCATCTGCAATTGCTGCGGCCCGGCGGCCTGTCCTCCCGCGCTTTTATTCGTCCTCATACTGTATCTGCACGGCGTCCCCCTCCGTCAGCTCCCGGCTGAACTGCCCGTCCTCCCCGTTGACCCGCAGGGTTACCCGCCGGTCCAGGTGCTCAAAATCAATCCCCGAGTATTCCAGCAAATCCATCAGGTAATACGGCGCCCCGTCCGGCTTGGCCGGGAGCGTCAGGGGGGCGCCGTTGAGGAACAGCCGCCGTCCCGCCGTTTCCGCTCCGCCGCCCGCCTGGGCGGGGCTGGCCGGGGCGGACGCCTGCGGCGGGGCCAGCAGGATTTCATCCCCGCTCTCCAGCCTCCGCCCGCCCTCGGCGGGCGCGCCGTTCACCAGCGCCGACGGCCAGCGCGCCTCGCCCACCGCCTCCGCCAGCGTCCGGACGGCGGGCGCGCCGGGCCGGGCGGGCGTAAAGTCGATCCGGTCCCCCGCGTGGACCACCGTGGAGGGCGGGGCCTCCCTTTCGTTAATCCGCAGCACGCAGGGCTCGGCCGGGGCGCCGTGGAACACCACCCGCCCGCCGTCCACCAGGACGGACAGCGCCTGCCCCGTCCGACCGATAAGGTCGCTGTAGACATACCCGTTCATCAGCAGCACGTCCAGGGCGGTGAGCGACCCGCTGCGGAACAGCTTGGCGGGTTGGCCGTTCAGGGTCACCCGGCAGCTGTCGTTGATCAGCCCCAGCCCGGCGGAGACGGCGATACCCAGGGGGGTCGCCAGCTCCGGGTCGTTGAGGTCCTCCTGCTCGGAAAAGGCGCTCTTTTGGAAATGCTCCCCCGCCACGGCCACCCGCCGCGGGTCCATGCCCAGAGTCCGGGCCATCAGCTCCTTCAGCCCGTCCAGCTTGCTGCCGCCTCCGGCCAGGAAGAGGGCGGACGGCGCGCCGCCGTTCAGATCGACGATCCGTCGGCAAAGCTCTTCCGCCAGCGCCTGCGCGGGCTGCTCCACCGCCTGCCACAGCGCCTCCCGCGCCACCTGCTGCTCCAGGCCCAGAATATCGCGGAATTCTTGCGGCTCCCCGCCGGACAGGCCCGCTTTCAGGCGCTCCGCCGTGGGGAAGTCCACCAGGAAGGCGCGCATAATGGCCTCGGTGATCTCGTCGCCCGCCACGGTGGCCATGGTGTAGCCAACCACGCTGCCGTCCCGGCAGGCCGCGACGTCGGACGTCCCGGCCCCAATATCCGCCATGACCAGGTTCAGAAGCCGCAGGTCGGCGGGGATGGCCACGTTGAGCGCGGCGATGGGCTCCAGCGTCAGGCTGGCCACCTCCAGCCCCGAGCGCCCCATGGCGGTGTAGAGGCTCTCCACCACCTCCGCGGGCAGGAAGGTCGCCACCACCTCCGCCTCCAGCTCCTGCCCGTTATGGCCCCGGAGGGTGGAGAGGGGGTAGCGGTCCAGCAGGTATTGGGAGACGGTGTAGCCCACCAGGAAAAAGCGCCCGCCCGCCTCCCCGTCATCTGAGAGCGCCCGCTCCGCCTCGGAGACCGCGCCCGCCTCCAGCTGGCCGATCAGCTCGTCGTCCACCCGGCGCACCCCGGGCAGGCTGAGGGCGAAGCGCCCGCGCTCCATGCGCAGCGCGCGCCCCGCCGCCGCGATGGACACCCGCCTGAGGCTGCGGCCCAGCCGCTCCCCCAGGCGCCGGGCCACCCGGGCCGCCATGTTCGCCACCTGGTCGATGTCCTCGATCTGCCCGTCCAGCATGGCGCGCTTCTGGTGCTCGGCCCGCTCGATGGCCAGCACCTGAAAGCGCTCCCCCTCAGGCCGCCCCGCCACGCCGATGATGCTGCGCGTGCCGATGTCCAGGGCGAACACCAGCTCCCGCTCCTGCTCCTTGTTTGCTTCCGTCAATCCCGACGCCTCCGTCCCGTGGCGCACCGCCGCGCAGCGGGGCGGCCGCCCGCAGGCAGGCCGTCCCGCTGTATGCCGCCCTAGCTTTGGTTAATACTTGCTGAATACGCTCTGCGCCATACCCGCGGAACCCGCCGGAAAGTCCTCCTGCCCGGTCTCGTCCTCCTGCCCCGCCGCGGGGTAGGACGCGCCGCCCTCCGCCCGGCGCAGACGGAAGCGGGTCATGAGCTGCCGCATCAGCGTGGCCTGGGAGGACAGCTCCTCGCTGGCCGCCGCCGACTCCTCGCTGGTGGCGGAGTTGGTCTGCACCACGGCGGAGATCTGCTCGATCCCCTCGGTGACCTGGGAGATGCTCTCGGCCTCGTGCTCCATGGCGCCGCTGATCTCGATGACCTTGCCTACCGCCACGCCCGCCAGCTCGATGGTCTCCTGCAGCGCGGTGGAGACGTGGTTGACCAGCTCACTGCCCCGCTCCACCGCCTGGATGGAGCCCTCGATCAGCTCCTTTGTGGCCTTCGCCGCCTGATCGGACTTGGAGGCCAGGTTGCGCACCTCGTCGGCCACCACCGCGAAGCCCTTCCCGGCGGTCCCCGCCCGGGCCGCCTCCACGGCGGCGTTCAGGGCCAGCAGGTTGGTCTGGAAGGCGATATTCTCGATGGTGGCGATGATCTTGGAGATCTCCTGGGAGGACTTGGTGATGTTGTCCATGGCCCCCACCATCTCCTGCATGTACCGGTCGCACTCGGTCACCTTGCCGCCGGCCGCCTCCGAGCTCTCCCTGGACTGCTGGGCGGACGCCGCGTTGGCCTTGGCGCTGTTGGCGATCTCGTTGATGGTGGCGGACAGCTCCTGCACGGCGCTGGCCTGCTCCGTGGCCCCCTGTGCCAGGGCCTGGGCGCCGGTGGAGACCTGATCCGCCCCCGCCGCCACCTGGTCCGCGCTCTGGCGCATCTGCCCCAGCACGTCGCTGAGGTTGTGGTTGATCTTGCGCATATCCTCCAGCAGCGGGGCAAAGTCCCCGATGTACACGGCGGTGTTTTCGGAGCGCACGTTGAAGTTGCCCTCCGCCATCTCGCTCAGCAGGCGGCCCACGTCCCGTACCACGCCGGAGAGCCCATCCACGATGGTCCGGGTGGACGCGGCCAGCTCGCCCACCTCGTCCTTTGTCCGGATCTCGGGTACGGGCTCGGAGAGGTTGCCCTGGGCCAGGTGGGCCAGGCGGGCGCTGCACGCCTGCATGGGCTTTGCGATACCGTTGGCAATCCGGGTGCCCAGAACCAGGGACAGCAGGACCGAGACTGCGATGAGCGCGATCCCCACGGCCATGGCGACGATGCTCAGGGTGTCGTTCTGACTCTCGGTGTCCCCGCCGTTGCTCACCTTCATGTCCATCAGGCCGGACAGGTTGTCGTAGACCGCTACGTAGACGGGATCCAGTTCGTCCACCAGCCGCTCCTGCACCGCCTGAACCGCCGAGGTCTCGTCGGTGGCGCCCTGGCTCATGAGG
It includes:
- the fliC_1 gene encoding flagellin, with protein sequence MRIQHNIMAMNAYRNYTSNTSALAKNLEKLSSGYKINRAGDDAAGLAISEKMRAQITGLKAAQKNAKDGISLVQTAEGALTEVHDMLNRMVDLADQSANGTYDDETDRANLQKEFDALRTEIDRIADSSNFNGIKLLDGSMGGGQVGAEAAVGTTLGATGTTSNITLTGLAAGKSVVIKSGDTEGVSGNTITLKKGTAYDQAALNRLAEQLSGDAKGAKLTLDKEFTTNATADTTGKTLSAAEPAYAKATAGGIDFVSTKAGNITNKIKIANIDNSMGQSAAINDGGDIVLQLKGNETVDDINKLLSKAGIDLKATKVGTLAQEATGVALAGGAGLGGNGLTLQIGDTAESFNQLTVSIADMHAQALGLSNISIADQDSAKSAIDAIKSAINSVSSTRGGLGALQNRLDHTISNLSVMQENIQDAEANIRDVDVAEEMMAYTKNNILVQSAQAMLAQANQIPQGVLQLLQ
- a CDS encoding resolvase, producing MDKTYGYARVSTRDQNEDRQLLALGRAGIPPGRIYLDRQSGKDFHRPQYQRLLRRLGRGDLLCVQSIDRLGRNYDEILEQWKHITREKQADIAVLDMPLLDTRRGRDLLGTFLSDIVLQVLSFVAQHERESIRQRQAEGIAAARLRGARLGRPPLTLPENFPEVRALWLARAITLDQAAETCHMARSTFHRYAVGRSL
- the fliC_2 gene encoding flagellin translates to MRIQHNIMAMNAYRNYTNNTSALAKNLEKLSSGYKINRAGDDAAGLAISEKMRAQITGLKTAQKNAKDGISLVQTAEGALTEVHDMLNRMVDLADQSANGTYDNETDRANLQKEITQLKSEIDRIADASNFNGIKLLDGSLGGGTAGGAAGVPTVEGLDFTDHAAVKGQQTVTFTAAGATGAALTDGDVLKATINYTDASGEAKSATLELTFDKTNKQLITKGGTKIDLAANTHATADEVSEAIAAAAKEDAGLNAAFKVGGAAAASTWDSKVAGANTKVNSVVVDFTAAGSGQTPDLINPTSVTAAADAYQSATPALDQVFTIGGQKFMFVNSDPGVAAADADVNVVKTAGNAIAADDVTTMANLIKQKTGYKPTPNNTDFDFKADTTGGKAGKGLTLQIGEDSNSYNQLTVSVGDMHTAALGISGINIGTQAGAQAAVDVIKKAINSVSSTRGDLGATQNRLEHTINNLSVMQENIQDAEANIRDVDVAEEMMSYTKNNILVQSAQAMLAQANQIPQGVLQLLQ
- the rbr_3 gene encoding rubrerythrin; protein product: MDLEGKKSRENLQQALAGESLARNKYTFYAMAARKEGLDEVADALERMAKNEMMHARFWFQQLYGPCGDTAKNLREAAAGEFAEWHGMYPEFARQAREEGMEELASLFERVAAIEKDHEHQFMKLLSGLGRTQPAPGEEEPAFELRQGYRCQFCGAVYGEQPAACGTCGAVGAFEPCTYRR
- a CDS encoding cell division protein FtsA — its product is MTEANKEQERELVFALDIGTRSIIGVAGRPEGERFQVLAIERAEHQKRAMLDGQIEDIDQVANMAARVARRLGERLGRSLRRVSIAAAGRALRMERGRFALSLPGVRRVDDELIGQLEAGAVSEAERALSDDGEAGGRFFLVGYTVSQYLLDRYPLSTLRGHNGQELEAEVVATFLPAEVVESLYTAMGRSGLEVASLTLEPIAALNVAIPADLRLLNLVMADIGAGTSDVAACRDGSVVGYTMATVAGDEITEAIMRAFLVDFPTAERLKAGLSGGEPQEFRDILGLEQQVAREALWQAVEQPAQALAEELCRRIVDLNGGAPSALFLAGGGSKLDGLKELMARTLGMDPRRVAVAGEHFQKSAFSEQEDLNDPELATPLGIAVSAGLGLINDSCRVTLNGQPAKLFRSGSLTALDVLLMNGYVYSDLIGRTGQALSVLVDGGRVVFHGAPAEPCVLRINEREAPPSTVVHAGDRIDFTPARPGAPAVRTLAEAVGEARWPSALVNGAPAEGGRRLESGDEILLAPPQASAPASPAQAGGGAETAGRRLFLNGAPLTLPAKPDGAPYYLMDLLEYSGIDFEHLDRRVTLRVNGEDGQFSRELTEGDAVQIQYEDE